The sequence below is a genomic window from Felis catus isolate Fca126 chromosome A2, F.catus_Fca126_mat1.0, whole genome shotgun sequence.
AGCCCCCCTCCAGGTCCTCCCGGCGCGTGAAGACGAGCACGGCGCGCGCCAGGACGCCTGCGCCGAACAGCTCGCGGACGCCGCGCGCCGCCTCCTCGTCCTGGGTGGTGAAGCGGCCCAGCTGCGTGACCAGCAGCAGCGCGTGCGGCCCGGGCGCCGAGAGCAGGTAGCAGCTGGCCCGCTCGGTGCAGTCCCGGTCCGCGTGCCGGCCTTGGGCGGTGAAGAGGTCGGGGGTGTCGGTGACCTCCACGCGCCACCCGGCCCAGCTTCGGCTCCCCAGGGCGCAGCTTCTGGTCACCGGGGTGGCCGCGAGCCTGGACGGGAAGAGCCTGTAGCCCAGGATGCTGTTGCCCGTGGCGCTCTTGCCCACTCCGGTCCTGCCGGCCAGGATGAGCCTGAGCCTGCGCTCCTGCGCGAGCGGCTGCTGCTGGTCTTCAGGGTCCTGGGAACCTGTGAGGACAGAGTAGGCGTGGGCCGCTGGCCTGAGAGCGCGCGTCCCGCTCCACCCGGGCTCCGGGGTGCCTCCTGAACGGAGGAGGGCACCGACGCCTCCCGCTTCTGCTTGTCCAACCAGGCCTGTCCCAGGCGCTCTGGTTAGAGCTTGTGCGACTCCGGGGGCATCTTTAGCCACCTTTCTTCCATCTTTGGCTCCAGTGCGTGCACCTGCCCCCCAGTCCATGCTCCGGCACCGGGTGCCCACTGCTCTGGAGGGTCCCCCTCTATggtctcaggccatgatttcagcTGACATTACCTGTGGTCGTCCGCACCGTGCAGAGCTGCTCCGTACTTGACGACTTCCCAGGCCTCTGCCAGACTTCTCCCAGGGGCCATCCCAGTGAGGAGATGCGGGAGGGCACAGAAGGCCTGGGAGTGAAGGGCTGTCTGGAGTCCCAGACACCCCGGGTTGGAATCACAGCCCCGCATGTGCCAGCTGTGGAACCTTGGGCCAGTTTAGTCTAAGCGTTCAACGTCTTCTGCATAATGGGAGGGGTGACAGAGAGTTGTGTCTCCCAGGGTTGCTCAGAGTATTAGGTGACAGGATCTCTttgcttcttcccttcctccacttcccctcctcctccctcttctctctagGAAACCTGCTTCCAGTAAGACACAGTTAACCCTCCATCCTTGTTCACAGACACAGTCTACCTGGTAAACCGTGTTCCCTCTAGTCCATGATCTCAACCCTCCACATCTTCTGTGGGGATCGGAGTAGATTTATTATCCTCATTGTACCCTTTGGGACCCAAGGCATAGTCTGGTCAAGGCACTTAATATCCTacagtagggcaggggcagaggtcCACCAAAAATGCAAAGCTGGGGCTCTAGCTGTTTCACCCCAGCATGGGGACATGTCTGGGATTTGTCTctgttcactcttttttttttaatgtttatttatttttgaaagagacagagaatgcgagtgggttgggacagagagagagggagacgaatctgaaacaggctttaggctctgagctgtcagcacagagcccaatgtggggcttgaactcacgagctgcgagatcatgacctgagctgaagtcagacgctcaaccgactgagccacccaggtgccccaatgtctCTGTTCAGTCTTGAGTTAGCCCATGGCCTTGGGACCCAGAGCTGACGCCTAGGGGCAAGTACACACTGAGATCAGTTCTTACCACAGGCATTTTCTTCATCCCTGGCCATCTTGCGTCCTCCCATGCCCACCTGAAAGAGTTCCGAACACAACCTGTtagttccttcattccttcaaTCATTCATTCGTTTATCGAATAGGTATAACTACCTAAGGTGGCTCAGGCAAGGTCCAAAGAGTTGGTGACAACCCAATGAAAAGGTCATGCTTCCTGCCGTCCTCTGAACATCAGAATTTGGGGAAGAACCCTGGAAGGACCTGGTTGGTATTGG
It includes:
- the LOC101094088 gene encoding GTPase IMAP family member 1 isoform X3, producing the protein MGGRKMARDEENACGSQDPEDQQQPLAQERRLRLILAGRTGVGKSATGNSILGYRLFPSRLAATPVTRSCALGSRSWAGWRVEVTDTPDLFTAQGRHADRDCTERASCYLLSAPGPHALLLVTQLGRFTTQDEEAARGVRELFGAGVLARAVLVFTRREDLEGGSLHNYVRATDNRALRALVAECGGRVCALDNRAAGAERDAQVGELLALVERLALEHDGAPFTDDVYSLAWARRHARPEDTLRLVAARLAARGLGRGWRREWGRGRRWLEAARRRWPLALLLLGGALLLVLLLLQRGAPGPD
- the LOC101094088 gene encoding GTPase IMAP family member 1 isoform X1, translating into MVGMGGRKMARDEENACGSQDPEDQQQPLAQERRLRLILAGRTGVGKSATGNSILGYRLFPSRLAATPVTRSCALGSRSWAGWRVEVTDTPDLFTAQGRHADRDCTERASCYLLSAPGPHALLLVTQLGRFTTQDEEAARGVRELFGAGVLARAVLVFTRREDLEGGSLHNYVRATDNRALRALVAECGGRVCALDNRAAGAERDAQVGELLALVERLALEHDGAPFTDDVYSLAWARRHARPEDTLRLVAARLAARGLGRGWRREWGRGRRWLEAARRRWPLALLLLGGALLLVLLLLQRGAPGPD